The Sorangiineae bacterium MSr11367 genome window below encodes:
- a CDS encoding ABC transporter substrate-binding protein, whose product MIRTSAAVQLGSLKRKLLTGALAVTAFAASSACISILGVDDLPAMRTDASTSDAATSDATDFACGGNADCFERYGENWICRPSSQRCVNLVSTECPRVIGNSRDNNAVIFGSILPLMPPYVRAGQSMVHGIELGILDFELAGRLPPVPGKFGLRPIVVVSCMEDWMDQSVSLRAARHLVDDVGVPAIIGPGSSPNLSKVATDVAIPRGVLLVSPYSTSRSLTQLPDDGLVWRTAPSAAVMTNGLVALMPLVEQESKSHSADTAINVAVVSAVGSYEQGLANALIPRLTFNGAPASDHTNSKHYTRINHEYGSRDISATIAGLLSFKPHVAFVLAMPGEVQRIITEVEKGWPSSLAYRPLYLLADENEKATISSGLAGLSRDSQKRILGTKVGGAGDTFAAFVSAYLARIHDGTLPDDSFAANAYDALYNLAYSTVALGAEPLTGRGLARGFAKQISGSMIPAGPGNISAALERLLAGETFDYDGASGPLDFDVATGEAPANVPLWCVGSGDGSTVDVRTSSVHYSAKLGKLTGSLAEIRATCNP is encoded by the coding sequence ATGATTCGTACTTCCGCTGCGGTCCAATTGGGGTCGTTGAAAAGGAAGCTTCTGACCGGCGCGCTCGCGGTGACCGCTTTCGCCGCGAGCAGCGCATGCATCTCCATCCTGGGGGTCGACGACCTGCCGGCGATGAGGACGGACGCGTCCACGAGCGATGCGGCCACGAGCGACGCGACGGACTTCGCCTGTGGAGGAAACGCCGACTGCTTCGAGCGGTATGGGGAAAATTGGATATGCCGGCCTTCGAGTCAACGTTGCGTGAACCTCGTGTCGACCGAGTGTCCGCGCGTTATCGGCAATAGTCGCGACAACAATGCAGTCATCTTCGGGTCGATTCTTCCGCTCATGCCCCCCTATGTGCGTGCGGGTCAATCGATGGTCCACGGCATTGAACTAGGCATTCTGGATTTCGAACTGGCCGGGCGTCTTCCTCCGGTGCCCGGGAAGTTCGGTCTACGGCCCATCGTGGTCGTCTCGTGCATGGAGGACTGGATGGACCAAAGTGTTTCACTGCGGGCGGCACGGCATTTGGTCGACGACGTCGGCGTGCCCGCCATCATCGGCCCGGGCTCGAGCCCGAACTTGTCGAAGGTGGCTACCGATGTTGCTATTCCTCGAGGAGTGCTGTTGGTCTCGCCTTACTCCACGAGCCGCAGCCTGACGCAGCTTCCCGACGACGGCTTGGTCTGGAGAACCGCCCCATCCGCAGCCGTCATGACGAATGGGCTCGTCGCGCTCATGCCGTTGGTGGAGCAAGAGTCGAAGTCCCATTCGGCCGATACGGCCATCAACGTGGCCGTCGTGAGCGCGGTAGGCTCGTACGAGCAAGGTCTTGCAAATGCACTCATACCTCGTTTGACTTTCAACGGCGCACCGGCCAGCGATCACACCAATTCGAAACACTATACTCGTATCAATCATGAATATGGCAGTCGAGACATATCGGCCACGATTGCAGGTCTATTGTCCTTCAAGCCGCACGTTGCTTTCGTGCTCGCAATGCCCGGCGAAGTCCAACGTATCATCACGGAGGTGGAAAAAGGGTGGCCGTCCTCTCTCGCCTATCGTCCGCTCTATCTGCTGGCCGATGAAAATGAAAAGGCGACGATATCGTCCGGTTTGGCGGGATTGAGCCGGGATTCGCAAAAGAGGATTCTGGGGACCAAAGTCGGAGGGGCTGGGGACACGTTCGCCGCGTTCGTTTCGGCATACCTCGCCAGAATCCATGATGGCACGTTACCTGACGACTCTTTTGCGGCGAATGCATACGACGCCCTGTACAACTTGGCCTATTCCACCGTTGCTCTCGGCGCCGAACCGCTCACCGGCCGGGGCCTTGCGCGTGGGTTTGCGAAACAAATCTCCGGGAGCATGATTCCAGCGGGGCCGGGCAATATCAGCGCAGCGTTGGAACGCCTTCTCGCGGGAGAAACGTTCGATTACGACGGAGCGTCCGGGCCGTTGGATTTCGACGTTGCGACGGGGGAGGCACCGGCCAACGTTCCACTCTGGTGCGTCGGGAGCGGGGACGGTTCCACGGTGGATGTGCGCACGAGCTCCGTTCATTACAGCGCCAAACTTGGCAAACTGACCGGGTCCCTCGCGGAAATTCGGGCCACGTGCAACCCGTAG
- a CDS encoding SDR family oxidoreductase, translated as MSDISQEELARTIAVLESLVENRIQLATIPEEQRVALLMAAGRLSRPHRHEAVKLSKAFRRVQRKANQSADRDARGATEIRAARRADVFTAPPRILPGPSAAPPRELNKPRACYVCKTEFTRLHFFYDSMCEACAEFNYEKRFQTAPLAGRVALITGARVKIGYQAALKMLRAGARVFVTTRFPHDAAQRYAREPDFAQFSSRLHVHGLDLRHCPSVELFTRYLEQTCDRLDFLVNNAAQTVRRPANYYAHLLDLELRAERDLPDEMRKVLRGHEACKSAMSVSEVGAIDALGQGGTVSGGLAVWNDGAPGVGIRSSALLSQMPCTYEDGITSTEIFPVGAMDADLQQVDLRTMNSWRATLADVLTTEMLEVNLINAVAPFILCSKLKPLMMRQPTGDRHIVNVSAMEGVFSRGTKTDKHPHTNMAKAALNMMTLTSAPDYAKSGIFMNAVDTGWVTDEDPAQISQRKQEMHDFQPPLDIVDGAARICDPFFSDLNTGVRVFGKFLKDYRPSTW; from the coding sequence ATGTCCGATATTTCTCAGGAAGAGCTCGCTCGTACGATTGCCGTTCTCGAATCCCTCGTCGAGAACCGAATCCAACTCGCCACCATTCCAGAGGAGCAGCGCGTCGCGCTTCTCATGGCCGCGGGTCGGCTCTCGCGGCCGCACCGGCACGAGGCGGTGAAACTCTCGAAGGCGTTCCGGCGCGTTCAGCGAAAGGCAAACCAGAGCGCCGATCGCGATGCGCGCGGGGCCACCGAGATTCGCGCGGCGCGGCGTGCCGACGTGTTCACGGCGCCGCCTCGGATCCTCCCTGGGCCCTCGGCCGCGCCGCCCCGTGAGCTGAACAAGCCGCGCGCGTGCTACGTGTGCAAGACCGAGTTCACGCGGCTGCACTTCTTCTACGACTCGATGTGCGAGGCGTGCGCCGAGTTCAACTACGAGAAGCGCTTTCAGACCGCGCCGCTCGCTGGACGGGTCGCGCTCATCACGGGGGCGCGCGTGAAGATTGGGTACCAGGCCGCGCTGAAGATGCTGCGCGCCGGCGCCCGGGTCTTCGTCACCACGCGCTTTCCGCACGATGCGGCGCAGCGGTACGCGCGCGAGCCCGACTTCGCGCAGTTCTCCAGTCGGCTGCACGTGCACGGCTTGGATTTGCGTCACTGCCCGAGCGTCGAGCTGTTCACGCGCTACCTCGAGCAGACATGCGATCGGCTCGATTTTCTGGTGAACAACGCTGCCCAGACCGTGCGGCGCCCCGCCAACTATTACGCGCACCTGCTCGATCTCGAGCTGCGCGCCGAGCGCGATCTGCCCGATGAGATGCGCAAGGTCCTTCGGGGTCACGAGGCGTGCAAGAGCGCGATGAGCGTCTCCGAAGTCGGCGCGATCGATGCGCTGGGGCAGGGCGGCACCGTCTCGGGCGGCCTCGCGGTGTGGAACGACGGCGCGCCGGGTGTGGGCATCCGCTCGTCGGCGCTGCTCTCCCAAATGCCATGTACCTACGAGGATGGCATCACGTCGACCGAGATTTTCCCCGTCGGAGCCATGGACGCCGACCTGCAGCAGGTCGATCTCCGGACGATGAACAGTTGGCGCGCGACCCTCGCCGACGTGCTGACCACCGAGATGCTCGAGGTGAACCTGATCAACGCCGTCGCGCCGTTCATCCTGTGCAGCAAGCTCAAGCCGCTCATGATGCGTCAGCCGACGGGCGATCGGCACATCGTGAACGTGTCGGCCATGGAGGGCGTCTTTTCGCGCGGCACCAAGACGGACAAGCACCCGCACACGAACATGGCCAAGGCCGCGCTCAACATGATGACGCTTACCTCGGCACCCGACTACGCGAAGAGCGGCATCTTCATGAACGCAGTCGATACCGGCTGGGTGACGGACGAGGATCCCGCGCAGATCTCGCAGCGAAAGCAGGAGATGCACGACTTCCAGCCGCCGCTCGACATCGTGGACGGTGCCGCGCGCATCTGCGATCCGTTTTTCTCCGATTTGAATACGGGTGTTCGCGTGTTCGGCAAATTCCTAAAGGACTATCGGCCTTCCACCTGGTGA
- a CDS encoding HEAT repeat domain-containing protein yields the protein MRIRWVGISVAMLVNCGDKEPPALEKSVRHIEFRSDGEIDKASPMPYPNVFLPTEKLITDPIVRGDVDQLAARHSIESRAVGYGGSTSKSWLAYRKMVADASSKERLALLMHQSPVVRGYMAEYIAVRMPADSEHVYTLLADATPVDTLSGCVGQEESVALRAFAAMLPDEKDKRRGPYLVRVASDEHLTFAVRAQAVSLLAEDKRPDAHRFASIAISSSDEQLRGAGLRALGQTAQSQDLEQLAVFARSPDAKAREDAAKGLGSIGSPQACELLETLFGDPDPEVRRYALRAYAENGAADLAKIRALLTDTQTWFEIVYRVAERGTEETFDILEPALMTGAPPMDSDSISNSVRGLAKSAGVRAIPKLRKLLDSRVYQVRGYTMDTLADVRDKTSIPAIRALLRRKELWDVEHASRALVKLDAKEAIPDLLPQLKHDNPHARIAAANALVAFHARSAIPALEAAVALENGWSKEKLSSALQALKRGDELPP from the coding sequence ATGAGAATACGTTGGGTCGGGATCTCCGTGGCCATGCTCGTGAACTGCGGGGACAAGGAGCCCCCGGCGCTCGAAAAGTCCGTGAGGCACATCGAATTTCGCTCGGACGGGGAAATCGACAAGGCGTCGCCCATGCCGTATCCCAACGTCTTTCTTCCGACCGAGAAGCTCATCACCGATCCCATCGTTCGGGGCGACGTGGACCAGCTCGCGGCACGCCACTCGATCGAGAGCCGCGCAGTTGGCTACGGCGGGAGCACGAGCAAATCGTGGCTCGCGTACCGCAAGATGGTCGCAGATGCGTCGTCGAAGGAGCGACTCGCTCTGCTCATGCACCAGAGTCCCGTCGTGCGTGGATACATGGCCGAGTACATCGCGGTCCGAATGCCGGCAGACAGCGAGCACGTGTACACGCTGCTCGCGGACGCGACGCCCGTGGACACGTTGTCTGGCTGCGTTGGCCAAGAGGAGTCCGTCGCGCTGAGGGCCTTTGCCGCCATGCTTCCCGACGAGAAGGACAAGCGACGCGGACCGTATCTCGTGCGCGTCGCAAGCGATGAGCACCTCACCTTTGCGGTTCGCGCGCAGGCGGTGAGTTTGCTGGCCGAAGACAAGCGCCCCGATGCGCATCGCTTTGCGAGCATCGCGATATCGTCCTCGGACGAACAGCTCCGCGGTGCAGGACTGCGCGCGCTCGGCCAAACGGCGCAATCCCAGGATCTGGAGCAACTGGCGGTGTTCGCGCGCTCCCCGGATGCGAAGGCTCGAGAAGACGCCGCCAAGGGCCTCGGCAGCATCGGGTCACCGCAGGCGTGCGAGCTCCTCGAGACATTGTTCGGCGATCCCGATCCCGAGGTTCGGCGGTATGCGCTCCGCGCGTATGCGGAAAACGGCGCGGCCGACCTGGCGAAGATCCGTGCGCTCCTTACGGATACCCAAACGTGGTTCGAGATCGTGTACCGCGTTGCCGAGAGAGGTACGGAGGAGACGTTCGACATTCTCGAGCCTGCACTGATGACGGGCGCACCGCCCATGGACAGTGATTCCATTTCGAACTCCGTGCGCGGCTTGGCCAAGAGTGCGGGCGTCCGCGCCATTCCCAAGTTGCGTAAGCTTCTCGACTCTCGCGTGTACCAGGTGCGCGGCTACACGATGGACACGCTGGCGGATGTCCGTGACAAGACGAGCATTCCCGCCATCCGTGCCTTGCTTCGCCGAAAGGAGCTCTGGGACGTCGAACATGCGTCACGCGCGCTGGTGAAGCTCGATGCCAAAGAGGCCATTCCTGATTTGCTCCCACAATTGAAGCATGACAATCCTCACGCGCGCATTGCCGCGGCCAATGCCTTGGTCGCGTTCCACGCGCGGAGTGCCATCCCGGCGCTGGAGGCTGCGGTCGCTCTGGAGAATGGTTGGTCCAAGGAAAAGCTTTCGAGCGCGCTCCAGGCACTGAAACGGGGCGACGAGCTTCCTCCGTGA
- a CDS encoding DUF3558 domain-containing protein, translated as MDSRLVELKQLCVVGVVAMAVLGGCSGCGKKSDKSEGASSGGPVASATSSVTVGQPGLPDVCKMFTNEEMAALIGGKITSSRAGEKSTALQPECDWLGANEGISVSISLTPALNTSTLEGYEPVAGIGEAATENHGILTVLYRGTEITVIHGGTGQVETQKKIAAKVIEAIDKKRQAH; from the coding sequence ATGGATTCTCGTCTCGTTGAGCTCAAGCAGCTGTGCGTGGTGGGTGTCGTGGCCATGGCGGTCCTGGGCGGCTGCAGTGGGTGCGGAAAGAAGAGCGACAAATCCGAGGGCGCGTCGTCTGGCGGGCCGGTGGCCTCCGCGACCTCGTCGGTCACCGTGGGTCAGCCGGGCCTCCCGGATGTCTGCAAGATGTTCACGAACGAAGAGATGGCGGCCCTGATCGGCGGCAAGATCACGAGCTCGCGCGCCGGCGAGAAATCGACGGCCCTGCAGCCCGAGTGCGACTGGCTTGGCGCCAACGAGGGCATCTCCGTGAGCATCAGCCTCACCCCTGCGCTCAACACATCGACGCTCGAAGGCTACGAGCCCGTCGCGGGCATCGGCGAAGCCGCGACCGAAAACCACGGCATTTTGACCGTGCTCTATCGCGGGACCGAAATCACCGTGATCCACGGAGGCACCGGCCAAGTGGAGACGCAGAAGAAGATCGCCGCCAAGGTCATCGAAGCCATCGACAAGAAACGCCAGGCTCACTGA
- a CDS encoding acyl-CoA dehydrogenase family protein: MITLLHYLLTSPAIGEIDSIDALRIRAREVAATFSVPFDRAVVTAFACDRIGFAFAAGYQAALHTLVPALPRDLAVSLCATEDGGAHPRAIATRLDAEGGGFVLRGRKRWSTFAPAADALLVVASVGVDDGGKNRLRLVRVDSKADGVRIEPMPPPPFAPEIPHAEVTLDGVSVRGEDVLEGDGYDRYLKPFRTIEDLHVFGALIAHVCGLARALSWPRDIVEELTASIVTLRALAFGDPTSPEIHIALGGALTHTRSLLERVTPLFDTAPVETRERWARDRALLGVARTARGRRLEAAWAALSRA, translated from the coding sequence ATGATTACTCTTCTTCACTATTTGCTCACCTCGCCTGCGATCGGCGAGATTGATTCCATCGATGCGCTCCGCATCCGCGCTCGCGAGGTTGCCGCGACATTTTCCGTGCCATTCGACCGCGCCGTGGTGACCGCGTTTGCGTGCGATCGGATCGGCTTTGCGTTTGCGGCGGGGTACCAGGCTGCCTTGCACACGCTGGTGCCGGCACTTCCTAGGGATCTTGCGGTGTCGCTCTGTGCCACGGAGGACGGCGGCGCGCATCCGCGCGCCATTGCGACGCGGCTCGATGCGGAGGGTGGGGGCTTCGTGCTCCGCGGAAGGAAGCGGTGGTCGACGTTCGCGCCCGCGGCCGATGCGCTCCTCGTCGTCGCGTCGGTCGGCGTGGACGATGGTGGCAAGAATAGGCTTCGCCTGGTGCGTGTCGATTCGAAAGCCGACGGCGTTCGCATCGAGCCCATGCCGCCTCCGCCGTTTGCACCGGAGATCCCGCATGCCGAGGTGACGCTCGACGGGGTGAGCGTTCGCGGTGAGGATGTCCTCGAGGGCGATGGCTACGATCGCTACCTAAAGCCGTTTCGCACCATCGAGGATCTTCACGTGTTCGGCGCATTGATCGCACACGTCTGCGGCCTTGCTCGTGCGCTGTCGTGGCCGCGCGATATCGTCGAGGAGCTCACGGCGTCCATCGTCACGCTTCGCGCGTTGGCATTCGGCGATCCCACGTCGCCGGAGATCCATATCGCGCTCGGCGGTGCGCTCACGCATACTCGGTCGCTCCTCGAGCGGGTCACCCCGCTCTTCGACACCGCACCCGTCGAGACGCGGGAACGATGGGCGCGCGATCGCGCGCTCCTCGGCGTCGCGAGGACCGCGCGCGGTCGGCGGCTCGAGGCGGCGTGGGCGGCGCTCAGCCGCGCCTGA